A window of Acinetobacter sp. WCHA55 genomic DNA:
TCGTGTAGCTTCTATCGACTTAAACGAAGTTGCGACATCATCAGATCCTAAAACTACATCGCTATTCTTCCAGATTGTACGGATGTTCATTAAACGTAAGTTCGCCGTGAGCCGTGACGATATTCCAAAATTCCCACAAGCTTATCGTGAATATGCAACCCAACTGATTAATGAGCTTCTTGAAGACCGCAAAATTATGTCTTATGACGAATTGCACGTTGCGAAAGGCGATCCAATCCTATTAGAAGAATTGGCTGAAGACGCACGTACATTGCGTAAATGGGGTGCTCGTCTTAACTTGGCATCTCACAAAGTAGAAGACTTTAAAGACTTGGTGGGCTTTGCTACGGCGTATGTGATTGTCGATCCTGGTACACGCGAATCTCGTGAAGCTATTCGTGACAGCATCGGTCTAACTCAACTAGAAATGGATGCGCTTGGTTCAGGTAACGTAGGTTTCTCAGATCAAGGCTTAACGTACTTCAGTAAAATTAAACTCGAAAAAATGGAATGTTCGGGCTTATATACCGTTTCACTTGGTCCAATCCTTTTATGGTCACTCAGTACACATCCCGATGAACGTGCGCTCCGTAACTACACGTATGACCTTATCGGTGAACGTGGTAAGGCGTTGAAGGTCCTTGCACAATTCTATCCAAAAGGTGCGAAGAATCAGATTAAGACACGGCGTACCATGATTGAGAAAAATGCCAAAAATAAAGGCACGGACTTTGATGAAAACAAAGCAACTGCTTCAGTGATTTCTACCATGGCACAAGAGATGGTTGTTGAATATCAACGCTATGAACTTGAGCAAAACATGAAGAAAAAATTACTGAACCAACGTAAGTCTGAAGCTGTTTCTTCTTAACTCCAATCAGCTACATAGATTTGCGTTAATTGGTATATACATTGAAGTGCTTGGATATGGGTAAGGTCGTTAAACAACGACTTTGCCTATTATCCTGAAGATAAAAGAGTAGGTCGCAAAGTATGGCTTCTACACAAAAATACGGCACACAAACAAAGTTCAGACCTAGTTCGCTTAAGCGTGATACACGATCAGGCTTAGAGAAAATCCATTTAAAACTTACAGCGCCAGACGGCGCTAATTATTTGGTTGGCGTTCTTGGTGCTATTGCAGTTATTTTGTTTGTTGTTCCGTTTGGCGGTGAGATATTTATAGGGATCGCGTATTACCTATTAAAACGCTACACACATCCGAATGATTACTTTTTTGAGTGGCCATTCCGTGCGCCGTTGCATTCAAACTCACTGGATGCGTCAACTGACATTACATCACGCGTAAAAGATGACGTACTGGACAATCCAAAAGCCTTTTTGGAATACGCACGTACCAATCGCGATAAGCTACAAGGTGAGGGTGTGACTTACCTTGGTCGTTGCCGTGAAACTGGTCTACCTGTTTATGCATCCAACTCCGATGACCGTACACATCAAATTGTGTTAGGTACTACGGGTTCGGGTAAAACAGAATACATGCTAGGTAACTGTGCCAACCAGTACGTACAAAACTCAGGTTATATCTTTGTAGACGCAAAAGGTGATACCAAGGCTCAACAAGACCACTATCGTTTATGTAACCGCTTTGGGCGTAATGAGGATCTATTAACGATCAACTTCATTACCTCAGGTCGTAACATGCTACGTGCACAAACCGACAAGATGACCAACTCAATGAACCAAATGAGCAACACCAGCTCAGGGATGTTGATTGAATTCTTGATCAACTTGCTTGATGACTCAGGCGGTGGCGGTGGTGACATGTGGAAAGGTCGTGCGATGGCCTTTATCGCTGCACTTACACGAGTTTTGGTCTATCTACGTGACAATGGCTTCATTCAGCTTTCACCAAAAGTATTCACGCAATACATGGAACTTGAAGCACTTGAAGAATTGGTATTTTGTCATAACGATAAATACGGGATTGACTTTGAACGTGTGGCTGAACAGCTTCAAGGCTACCTCGTTTCATTACCTGGTTATTCAAGCAACCCTAAAAAGTTAAAGAAACAAGAAACCAAAACCCGTGAGCAACACGGTTATATCACCATGCAGTTAACCAAGGCGATTAACGACTTGACGTTTAACTATGGTCACATCTTTGGTGTAGAGCATGGCGGTGATATTGATATTTTTGACGTTGTACTTAACCGCCGTATCTTAACTGTGCCATTACCAGCTCTTGAGCGTTCACCAGACTCACTCAAAATGCTCGGAAAATTAATCATTGGCTCAATTAAACAAATGATGGCTGGTTCCCTTGGTAACAAAATGGAAGGTTTACGCCGTGCCATTATTGACGCACGACCAACCAACGCCTCTACTTCATTTAAGCTATTTTTGGACGAATGGGGCTACATCGTTATTGTCGGTGCTTCGGTTTTACCAGCTCAGGCACGTTCGCTTAACTTCTCTATTACGTTCGGTGCTCAAACATTTGAAGATATTGAACGTGGATCTAAAGAGGAAGCAGCTGCTACATGGGGTAACACGACCGTTAAAGCCATTGGACGTACTACTTCGGGTGCTGAAAGTACAACATACAAATTGGTTGATGGTTTTGCTGGTGAAGAGTGGCAAGGTAAAGTTAACTCAATCAATATGTATCAAGGTCTAGTATTCAACCGTTCGGTACCACAAACAGAAGTCCAGTTCGCCAAAGAAAAACGTGTGACAATTGAACAAATTGCCGGACAGCACAACGGCGAATTTACCTTGCTCATATCAACTAAAGGGGAAGGTGGTAAAACTTCAGACGTTAAAATCGTATCAATGTTGGCGTTCTATGTGGCTGATACTCAACCCAAGTACTTACGCTTAAATGACCTTTGCCCAATCTTCAATATCCAAAAATCTGAAATCTACGATCCTACTTTAAAAATTGAAGACTTCATTCATGAGATTGAGGAAAAACACACGCTACTGACAGACAACAATTCATCTGCCAATGTCACGGCGCTTGGTGATTTTGAGATCTGCAGAAAGCTCAATAACACCTTGTACGAAAACAACAACACGGTAAAAGACTTTACTCAAGATTTTGTACATCAGATTCTTGAAGCAAGACGTCTTGAATCCATCACACCTGAAGGGATGGCACCTGGTCAAAGAACAGTAATGTCTTCGTCCACGGCGAAAGGTGAAATCTCCAAAGAACAAAAACACCGTGAAAGTATTGTTTCAGCACAAAAAGAAGCAAGTGATAAAGACCAGACTATTGAGAACCGAAAACAGTTGCAGTACTTCGGTAGGGGTTCTGATATTTCACCTCAAGTAGAAGCTGGTGCTTACAACAATGCGGATCTTGATGCTGAATTTAATATCTATGGTGAACGTATAAGCGAACCTGAACAGGCTCAACAGGAAAGTGATGCTGAAACTGTGACTCGCGCCGTTATCACACCAATGAACCTAGACAGCTACTATGATGAATTGAAAGAGATCCTAATGGGATATGAGGATTTAACAGTAGCTCCAATTACTGAATATCAGCTTGTTCAGATACCACGCCATGTAAAACCTGAAGATCAGACACAATACATTGCGGAAAACAAAGCCAGTCTTGATCAAGCCATCTCACATAGCACTAAAAATGAAATGGAATTCGTAGAACAACAGTATGCAGCTAAGTTTGAAAAAGCTTTGATGAAAAACCCGTTCTCGCACGAATGCGTTACTTTTGAAAAATTGTTGGTGATACTTGGTTCAAAAGGTTCTTCAGCTTCATTACGATCAGGCATTACAATCAAAAAAAAGGATGACTAAACGCATCCATGTAGAAGACATAAGGCTGGTTATCCAGCCTTTAGTTTTTTTGGGTGAGCTGTTTGTACTTAATACGCCTTAATTCATCACTCGGCATGTATTGGGCTATTTCATATTCGCTCTTATACGGCGTTTCATTGAATATGGCCAATAACAACAACTGCGACAGCGGAATGGCTTCAGGCACCATCATTTCGATTAAGCGAAACTTTTCAGACGCATTCACATCAAATGCAACCAATAGCGCCGTATATGGAATGTGGCGATCTGCAAGTGATAAATCGGGGTAAATAGGTTGGTCCTAGTGCTAACGTTTGAAAGTCATACATATTCAAGCAAGAGATAGCTTTAGGTACATTGGATAGGTTCACGGCGTAAGATTCAATGTTTGAACACATATTGGCATCCAGTTTGGTTTTAACCCTAGTTTAGATGCATTTTAATATAATAACTTAGTTTTAACGTGCATATTCTTAAACATAACTAAACCACTTCTTAAAACCTTGTTTTGTTTTAGGCTTAATCGGTATATACCATTTCATAAAAAGTTTAATGAACTGTGTTTTACCCTTTACAATCCTTAATACATCAATTAAATTGCCCTTAAATCACATCCAATATACAGGATATAGGCAATGACTAAAGAACAGCTAGACAACTTACAAACACTTGGAATGACTGACTATAAAACACGTTTACACGTTAAAGGTGTGCGAATTGTTGAAGTGCAACAGTACTCAAAGTCTGTCGATAACAACGCCGTACAACCACTTGCAACTAATACCACTCAACCGCAATTCTTAAATTAATTTTCCAAAAAAATACTTATAAGCACTTTCTGTATTAATATATCTTTATTAGTTTTAATAAAGCATTAATCAATGGAGTGCTTAAAATGTTAGACACTTTACTTTCGGTATTTTCAGCAAAACATAAGCTTTATAAGAATCTCAAGTTAAAACCCTTTATTGATACCCGTTTAGTCAATTCTGACAGCATCGCCATGACCGATGTTTTCCCTTTTCATCAAATCAAAGATTCTCTTTGTATGACTGGTATATCTCCTACTAATTTTGTACCAGGCAAAAACATTGTTTTGAATCCACATGCCAAAGATAACGATTCCATCAGCTACCTTGGTCAAGATACGCAAAATCATAAGCCGTTCTACATCTCTACCTTTGCTGAAGAATTGGCTGAAGTATTTAACCCGATTTTTGCAGAAATCATTCATCTTGAAACACCATGCTTACTTGACCTATCTGAAATTGGGGGCTTCTCAAATTCCAAGTCGGATTTAAGCCAGTACCGTAGCATTGATGATTTTGTAAAAAACGCATGCCCTGATTACATTAGTGATGTGAGTATGGAAAATTTAGATCGAATGTTGTTATGGCCAGAAATCCGTTTATTGAACTCTCCAGATACAACCACTGATCAATTTTTTATCTATGGCTGGAGTCCTAAGATTTTTGTTCAAAATGCTGGTGGATCACATCACATGGCTGCTGCACATTACTTGGCTAAGAAACTGAGCCAATGTGTGCCGATTCAAGGCAAAGTAAGTTTGAATCTAATCTCAAATAAAGCACTTCAAAACTTTGATTCAAAATACGCTGCGTTCGCCGTACCAGATGATGCATTGATTGATATGGGGAATGATTTATCAGAATCAGGGCTTGAATATCAGCTGGTGTTTTTCCGTGAACGTGAAGTTAATTTTATCTTCTTCAAAAAGAATGATCAGAATGCCCGTGTTATTTCGCTATTCAACAATCTGCATGCTTCATTGAATGGTGCATTAAAGACGGCGGTTCAAGCGCAATTCAAAAATGAAGCACTACTCACCATCATGAGTGCTAACCTCTCTGATACATCAAAAGATCAATTTTTTAGCACACGCCCTCACTTGGCTGAGATCTACAATCACGTTCAAAACGAAGTTTGTTTGAGTGGTCCTAAACCGACTAGCCCGACAATCTAAGGGGTAGGGAATATGGATCACCAATCATCAACTACACCACATGCACTCATTCTCGGTCTGACACTTGAACAGGCCATTTCTGTTTTAGCAAAGAAACCCGTTGATGCTACCCACTACAACTATCTTGAAGATGACGAGTACAACACCTACGTCATGATGAAACCTGAGTGGACTAGTCTCAACAAACATGCCTACCTACATGTAGATGGCTTAACCCATGAGCGTAAATGGATGTTTATGCCGAATGCTTCAGGTGAGTACAACTTGCTAGAGGGCTGTATTGACCTGTTTGAACTTAACCAGGCCATCGAACAGCAATATCTTGTGTTTGAACAATTCCTGAATAGCCACGGCGCACCGTTCCGCAAAGTTGGTGAGAAGTTTTCTTTTGTCACTCAACTTCTCTTTGATGCATGGGTGATAGATCCAGAACGTGCGATTCAAAAACTTCATGAGATGAAGGAAACAAAAATCTCATTACAAGTGCCTTTGCTTCATGGGGATAGTCAGCATGATTGATACGCAAAATACTAATGAAAACATTGCTTCAGAAATTGAAGCTCGTAGCGCTTTTGAAAATAGATACGGCGTGGTCGGTAGTCTGTTGGCCAGTGGCAATTATTCTTCTTGGGTGCATCAGGCGAAATGGGAAGCTTTTCGTGATGGTTGGATGCAAAGTGAAGTAGAAACTAAAAAATCTATCTATCAAATGCAAACACCAGCCATCAGCGATGACCAATTGGAAGTGGAAAAATTACTGCAGTTGCTCGATGACTTTTGGAATAAGAAATGGGGCGATTGGAAATCATCTGCAGATATGGTGGCGCAAGGTGAGGCAAATGCCTATGAACATGCGAGAGGATTGCTTGAAACGGCGATAAAACAAGATGAAGCCACATGCCAGTGGTTACGCAATCAATTGGCAACGATTCAAACTGAATTGGATGCTTTTATCACATTCGTTAATGAACACCTTGTTTACCATGAAAGTGATGGTCCAGATTTAATGTCGAAGATCCAGAAGCTCAAACATTTGATAAAGGTTAAACCATGATTACGGTTCAAATAGAGATGTGTGGCTTTGGGATTAAACGGCGTTGGGAGTTTGGAGATCCGCGCCGTGCGCCAATTACAGTTTTAGAAATGGGCTTCATTAAGGTTTGTAAAATGCGTGGTGATAGCAAACTGGTTGAGTTCATGAGGGGTTATGCAGACGACAAAGAATTCAACTGGCATCCCAAAGTTCGCATTGCACGTAGAAAAGCAGAACGTAAAGCCTATTCGTACTATGACAACCACTACAAACAGCAGATTAGAGAACTTTTCGATCGCCAAAATGTAGACCGTCAAAAACAATATGAATTGGAACGCCAAAACAAAGCGTTATTGGCTGTTATTGAACTTAAAAAAGAACAATCGTAGGTATATACCATGACGGGAATTGAATATTTTCAGAAGTATGGCTGGAGTCACGCCGTCCAGTCCGTTAGTCGAATTCCAAGTGAATACAACGAATATTCACCAGATCTCAAAACTGTTGTTGTAAACGGCAACTTTCGTTATGCGATGGCTGCGGAAATCAGCAAAAAGAAAACTGAAGTCTATGTTACTGAGCTCAAACAAATCATTGAGAGTGAAAAGCTACTAGAAGACTTCTTTAACTTGAATCTGGTTGGTATAGAAAAAGGCTTAAGTAATGCTAAGCGTGAAATGCAAGACATGGAAGAACAGGGGATTGTTGAATTCAACCATCGTTTTGATGACGACCTGACTTGCACCACGGAACGCATGAAACTTGCCATCGCTCAAATAGACCATCTTTATCAAAACAACATTACAAAAAGTGAGTAATGCCCATGTTAGAAATGTTCCAAAATCAAACCATGCGATATATCTCTATTGCCATTGGCGTGATTAGTATCTTTATATTCCTATACCTACTTAAACTCGGTGAGGGGCTTGTCATTAGCCTTATGGTTGCTGTGTTCATATGTGGTTTGAGTTTATTCAAACTGAAAAACTACTATGAAAAAAATAACCCATACATCAATGCAGAACACCTTGCTTGGCTGTATGGTGAATTGCAAGAATATGACCAGGATCTATTCACAACTGTCAGCAATCTGACCAAGAGTACTGGACGTTTAGAATTGAGCCAGCTTAAATCAATCCGTAACCGCTATGCTTCTTCCATGAACGAAACTCAACTACAAGCATTGGCCAGTGAACATACTGAAGAAAGCAAATATCGCTTAGACCAGTACAACTACTCAATTTATGTGATGGATGAAGTCATTAATCAATATTAATGGCTGTAATCTAATGGTGAGAAATATGAGTCAGCAAAAACAAATTAAGCAAAAAGTGAAGCTTTTAGATATATCCCCTCTATCCGCTTTTTTTGGATTTTAATGTCTGAACTCTCAGTCGTTTATGCGTTTTATTCGCCCTTATATGATGAATTATCGGGTGCCAACCTGATCATCATTCTTTATGCAATCTCTATTAACATCGCCGTGTTATATATCTGCTATACGCGGTATCAAATGTATAAAGAGCTACAAAACTATTGAAAGGTTTATAAAATGAACACAACTCTACCTATTCTTATTCATAGCGTTATTGGTGGTATTGGTGAACATCCAGATGCTAAAAAACGAAGCTTAGGATACGGCGCTATCATGCTGTATATACCGATTGAACATATGGTCGGTTCAGGTGTACTTAAGCTGATGATTGATGTGAATACACTGTCGATCTATGCGTCTGAAAATCCTAATTACCTAAAACAACCACATACCATCAATGAAGCTTCTCACTTGTGGAATGCATTGCGCTTTGACAGTGCTTCTAAAGCCAGTCGGAAGGTCATTCATGATAATGGGTATGTTGAGTGTTTGTTTTCCATTCCTATGAAGGTTCTTGAGCCATTTATGGGTGCTGAATTGATTCAAAACGAATTAGGACTTCCATACATGGCCATCGATCAAAGTGACAAGTCGAAATGCATGCCGATTTGGTATGATGTCAGTAAATCGACCAATCAATTTATTGATGGCAACTACAACGATTATCCTGGTGTACAGCCAACTTAAATTTTTAAGAAAAGTTTTTAGCTTTGATGATTTGTTAATTATTTATATCGACCAGATTGGCGATGATGAAGAGAACAGACTCAATATGGCCCGTTTAATGGGCCACATTTATTTTTATAGATTAGGGATGCTAACTGCGTGAAAACAAAAATCATTTTAAACATCATTTTGTGGACCTTAACCGTCCTAACTTGTTATGCGTGGATTGCCTTTACGTTTATTGAACCAGTTGGCTACACCATGACTTTTCTTGTTATTTTAATATTGATGACAGTAGTGCTCAGCTGGTGCTTGGCAACACCTTATATTAAGACCAAAGACCGAACCAAGCGACTAGACGAAAACTTTAAGCTACTTATGCTCTCTGTTGCTGTTGTTCCACTCCTAATGTTTCTACTGTCATATGGTTTTATATGGTGTTTCAAAACGCTAGAAAAGAAACAGTTCAACCATGACCATATTGCTGCGATGGTACCGGGTAGTAACTTCAATCAACTACAAAAGTTTGCCAAGGAAAACTACAACGCGCCACTTGTGTTAGGTGACTTTAACGAAAGTTGGGCTTTAACTTCCTTAGATATACCGCAAGCTTCTCCAGCTTCATTAAGATCTAGTACAGGATATTGCCTGGTGAATATGTCTAAAACCAGCATGAACACCATGTATAAAGAAGCAAAAACCGATGTAAGCTACAACGATTGGGAAATGCTGATATTAGCGCACGAGTTATCTCACTGTTTAGATCGTGCGACCGATGTGCCTGGTGAACTTGGCCAGCCACTTAAAGCATTAAATTCAATTGCGCCGTCTGATCGGTCCAAAGTAAAGATGGATGATGTATCTACCTTTGTAACGGCTGAAAGTAGCGGTAAAACGCAACTATGGCGAGAATCTTATGCGGATCTGTTTGCGGTAGGTTTTATGTCACTTGATCCAAAATACGATACTGCAGCGTTAAGAGAAAGCCTGATTAAATTACGTGAAAAACGTAAGGCACAAGATCCAACCCATAATTCGGTGTGTTGGTTGCAGTATTCTAAGAGTCAGCCTTTCCCACAAAAAGGTTCGGATGTTTATTCTTGGGCAAATAACATCAGAATTAAAGCGCCGTGCGAGTTGAAATAACTTGTCTTCAGACAAATTAAAAGCCCGAATTTCGGGCATCTTTTATACCAGCTAATTAACAATAAAAGCCAGGGCTTATAGTTGGTGCAGACATATCATCATAGATGCAATCTATACTGACTGCAGGTTTATCAATGTGGCTAAATAAGCTTGGATTGACCAATTGATTTGTTAGCTTAGATTTTTCTATACTAAAGCCAACCAGTTCAACTTCACAATCACACACGTAATGGAATTTTGCCTTACCGTACAACACAAATACATTAGGTGACTTCTCATACATCTTGAAGTACTCGGCTTGAGTTTGTGACAATGGAACCTCCAGCACCACAAAGCCATTTGGTACGACAAAAACTGCAGATCCATCTTTTACTGAGTAAACGATGGCTTGAACATCAGAAGCACGTTCAAAACCCACACTTTTTTTTATCATTTAGATTACCTTTTTATTTTGTAATATTCGCCTCGAGCGCAGCGTTTCGTACATCAGCTAGGTTTAACCAATGGCGGTGCTCAGCTTTAGTTTTTTCAATTTTGTGTGGTGTTCTTGGGTATTCCCAACTCCAGTAATGCTTTTTATAAATCTCCTTATCTTTCACAAGATACGCCTGTATAGATTGACTATCCTCATTAGTTGCATAGCCAACGCCAAAGTAAATATCTAAACCTTGCTTTAGTGCAGTTTGATAATCGGCTTCAAATTGAATAACAAGGGATTCAATCCTAGCTTCATGAGAAAAGATACTAGATAGTTTTAACATCACACGGCTCCAAGTTTAAGGCAATATGCCTCGAGATAAAACCATTATAACGGTCAAAATCCACTAAATTAGTTTATTTAAAAAAATTTCATTAAAGTTAAACCCTTGAAGATTAAAACATACGGCGAAAAACTTAGGTTTTTTATTCAATATTAATCAGACTTACTCAAATTTAGTCTAGATGAACTGGTATTTTTAAAATTAAGGCTGCTTCGCGTTCCCATTTGTGAACAGATTCTCATTTTTGAGAATGAATTATATTTCATTTTTTGACTGACACTGGAACAATTAGCCATAGACGAGTAGGGGGTGGGTAAAGCCATATACCACATTTAAGAAATAACGCCGTAGTGGTGTTAATTCATTGTTAATTGAATATGGTTTGAATTAAGGCTTGATGGAAATGCATTAGTAGAATTATGGGTGCTGAATTATCAAAATTAAGTTTTGGATTATTTTAATCAATTAAAAAAACATCGTTTGCGTTTATAAAGCCAGCAGTTGATCAATTAGCTGATCAACGCAAGGGTATTAACCTTTTTTATGGTTTAAATACTTTTGAGTACGTTCTAATAATTTCGGGATGGTTTTTTCTGCTTCTTCTTGGGTGAGATGCAAACCATAAAATTTATTAGTTGTTCCGTAGCTTTCATTAAGTACTGAATAGGGAATATATAAGGTGTACATGTCTTGTTCTACTGAGTACAACGTGATGAAGTCAGTCGTATATGAAAACTTGCCATTTTCGCTCTCTAGCTTGATTTGTTGGTGTTTAACGAGCTTGAGTGGTGAAATGCAGTCACCGCCATAGATCGCAACTGTGCCACGCTCTTTGTACAGCTTAATGAGTTTTTTGGTGCATTTTAACGGCTTGCCGTGTTTGTCCAATTTTGGTTGGTTGCGAACAAAGATGTTATAGCGAAGATTCGAGTCACCAAGCATCCCGCTTGTTGTTTCACTGATGGTCAATTGGCGTTTAGACTTCTTATAAAACTCTAATAAGCGTTGCTGTAAATTGAACCGTGAAACACCGCATTCGATGTCAAAATCTAGACTTTTAAAAGCGTTTTTATTACTGTTGTTTCCAAAGTAACAAACTGCATCGTTAAACATTTGCGTTAAGTTTGCAAAAATTAAGAGAAAGTCGTTTTGTGGGTACGGACGTTTTTGATACATGCACCCAAACTCACTGTCTGACAACTTATAAAAATAGGTGCGAACGCCAGTATAACTGCAAAGTGAATCATAAATGCGTGTGCCTTTAATTTGAATCTGAGTAACATAGCTAGATGAAAATTCAGGGGTAGCCCAAAGCATAGGGCTGAACAGGATGTCTTTCACTAATCCATTGTCGTATGCACGGTCGCCAACGCGACTCTTTTGGTTAATGCGGTCGTTTTGGGTGTAAACATGGATGTTCTTCAGCTCCAACGTTTCACGTTTGAACACGGTCTTTTCAGCGGTAGCAGTAGCGGTCGTCATGGTGAAGTTCCTTATCGGCTTAAATACGTGTGTGCAAAAATTGCTTGCATGGTTTTAAAAATTTGGTCTGTTTCAAAGTAGTCAGAAATTTGCTCTTGGAATGGGCTTTGATGGTTGCGAACCAACGTGCGAATCGCAGAACTATTTAAGGTGTCTGAGTTGGTAAAACCATTTTTTAGTACTTTGATCTCAAAATATGGGCTAGTGGATGCAATCACACTGACAATAATGTTGCCGTCTTGGTCTGTCTTAACTGACAAATCAGCAATTGGGCTTAGCTCATGGCGTAAAAAATACATATTGTCGGGGTTATAGATTGCTTTAAATCTGATTCCGTCTTGGCATATAGCGCAAAACAGTTCATTCACCGACTCAGCAGTAAAGATCGCCCCAAACGTCACAACAACAGGCCCGACATTTTTTTGCTGTTTTTCATCATGTTTGATGGTTAGCTCGCAATGCGCTGTAATTAGGTTTTGCATGGTTTATATCCTCAAATGTGATTCAGTGGCATACGCACGTTATCCGTGCGTATGGGTGAATTGAATTAAGAAAGTTCGCGTGACCAACAATCTTCTATACGGTCGTATGCGTAGCCGTTTTGAGCCATTAACGTGCAAATGTCTTCAAGGTTTTTGCCAAAGATATTTACTGAGGTAACTTGGTCGAGTACTGATGTATGACCAAAGTTTTCTTTTAATGTTGCAACGTAGATTTCAACGTCCATGAAGAAGAAATTTGTTTTATCAGCCAATGTCGGCATGTGCTGTTGAAATTGAAGTTGAGCATAGTCACTATCCGCTTGAAGATCCGCAAGGGTTAAATCACAGTTGTTGTCGATGTAATCTGAGATTTCATCAAACAATGTTTCCATGTGAGCACCGCTAAAAGTTTTAGGGAAACC
This region includes:
- a CDS encoding type IV secretion protein DotL, which gives rise to MASTQKYGTQTKFRPSSLKRDTRSGLEKIHLKLTAPDGANYLVGVLGAIAVILFVVPFGGEIFIGIAYYLLKRYTHPNDYFFEWPFRAPLHSNSLDASTDITSRVKDDVLDNPKAFLEYARTNRDKLQGEGVTYLGRCRETGLPVYASNSDDRTHQIVLGTTGSGKTEYMLGNCANQYVQNSGYIFVDAKGDTKAQQDHYRLCNRFGRNEDLLTINFITSGRNMLRAQTDKMTNSMNQMSNTSSGMLIEFLINLLDDSGGGGGDMWKGRAMAFIAALTRVLVYLRDNGFIQLSPKVFTQYMELEALEELVFCHNDKYGIDFERVAEQLQGYLVSLPGYSSNPKKLKKQETKTREQHGYITMQLTKAINDLTFNYGHIFGVEHGGDIDIFDVVLNRRILTVPLPALERSPDSLKMLGKLIIGSIKQMMAGSLGNKMEGLRRAIIDARPTNASTSFKLFLDEWGYIVIVGASVLPAQARSLNFSITFGAQTFEDIERGSKEEAAATWGNTTVKAIGRTTSGAESTTYKLVDGFAGEEWQGKVNSINMYQGLVFNRSVPQTEVQFAKEKRVTIEQIAGQHNGEFTLLISTKGEGGKTSDVKIVSMLAFYVADTQPKYLRLNDLCPIFNIQKSEIYDPTLKIEDFIHEIEEKHTLLTDNNSSANVTALGDFEICRKLNNTLYENNNTVKDFTQDFVHQILEARRLESITPEGMAPGQRTVMSSSTAKGEISKEQKHRESIVSAQKEASDKDQTIENRKQLQYFGRGSDISPQVEAGAYNNADLDAEFNIYGERISEPEQAQQESDAETVTRAVITPMNLDSYYDELKEILMGYEDLTVAPITEYQLVQIPRHVKPEDQTQYIAENKASLDQAISHSTKNEMEFVEQQYAAKFEKALMKNPFSHECVTFEKLLVILGSKGSSASLRSGITIKKKDD
- a CDS encoding DUF6685 family protein, which gives rise to MLDTLLSVFSAKHKLYKNLKLKPFIDTRLVNSDSIAMTDVFPFHQIKDSLCMTGISPTNFVPGKNIVLNPHAKDNDSISYLGQDTQNHKPFYISTFAEELAEVFNPIFAEIIHLETPCLLDLSEIGGFSNSKSDLSQYRSIDDFVKNACPDYISDVSMENLDRMLLWPEIRLLNSPDTTTDQFFIYGWSPKIFVQNAGGSHHMAAAHYLAKKLSQCVPIQGKVSLNLISNKALQNFDSKYAAFAVPDDALIDMGNDLSESGLEYQLVFFREREVNFIFFKKNDQNARVISLFNNLHASLNGALKTAVQAQFKNEALLTIMSANLSDTSKDQFFSTRPHLAEIYNHVQNEVCLSGPKPTSPTI